In Oryza sativa Japonica Group chromosome 2, ASM3414082v1, the following are encoded in one genomic region:
- the LOC4329309 gene encoding WRKY transcription factor WRKY51-like, which yields MADPFPAAARGGEQGGGTAGQLVSTPSRLRTAVASMLNRTGHARFRRAAPVVVQEEEDEAAAAARDAVVRCDGLSASASSSFPSSVTGVTGDGSVSNARAVLPAAGDGDKPPPMQSASDYASDGRLKRSSDDDGERCHCSKKKRKASWRARRRIRVPAISSRNADIPADDYSWRKYGQKPIKGSPYPRGYYKCSTVRGCPARKHVERDPGEPAMLIVTYDGDHRHGEPGHRRPDEAATTTEHRTTDQTTGRLL from the exons ATGGCGGATccgttcccggcggcggcgcgcggcggcgagcagggtGGTGGCACCGCGGGGCAGCTGGTGTCGACGCCGTCCAGGTtgaggacggcggtggcgtcCATGCTCAACCGCACCGGCCACGCGCgcttccgccgcgccgcccccgtcgtcgtgcaggaggaggaggatgaggcggcggcggcggcgagggatgcGGTCGTGCGGTGTGACGGGCTCAGCGCGTCGGCCAGCTCGTCGTTCCCGTCGTCGGTGACGGGGGTCACCGGCGATGGGAGCGTGTCCAACGCCCGCGCGGTGCTCCCGGCGGCAGGCGACGGCGACAAGCCGCCACCAATGCAGTCTGCTTCAGATTATGCTTCTGATGGCCGCCTCAAAcgcagcagcgacgacgacggcgagcgctgCCACTGCTCCAAGAAAAAACG GAAGGCGTCGtggagggcgaggcggcgcaTCCGCGTGCCGGCGATCAGCTCACGGAACGCCGACATCCCGGCGGACGACTATTCGTGGCGCAAGTACGGCCAGAAGCCCATCAAAGGCTCGCCTTATCCACG CGGGTACTACAAGTGCAGCACGGTGCGCGGGTGCCCGGCGCGGAAGCACGTGGAGCGCGACCCCGGCGAGCCGGCCATGCTCATCGTCACCTACGACGGCGACCACCGCCACGGGGAACCCGGCCATCGACGTCCCGATGAGGCGGCAACGACGACGGAGCACAGGACGACTGACCAAACTACTGGAAGATTGCTCTAG
- the LOC4329310 gene encoding prefoldin subunit 1 has translation MADEANRAAFVELQGRMIDTTGKIKQLQTQMRSKEGEKKRAYLTLEELRQLPDNTNTYKTVGKVFILEPKSLLLNEQEQKLNDSESAIASMQTSKEYLEKQLAEVENNIRELLQQDPGLARQILSMTVQ, from the exons ATGGCGGACGAAGCCAACCGAGCG GCTTTCGTGGAGCTGCAGGGTCGGATGATCGACACCACCGGGAAGATCAAGCAG TTGCAAACTCAGATGCGCTCTAAAGAGGGTGAAAAGAAGCGTGCTTACCTCACACTGGAGGAACTTCGCCAATTGCCAGATAATACAAACACTTACAAGACTGTTG GTAAAGT ATTTATTTTGGAGCCAAAATCACTCCTGCTGAATGAGCAAGAACAAAAGCTTAATGACAGTGAAAGTGCAATAGCATCGATGCAG ACTTCCAAGGAATATCTTGAGAAGCAGTTGGCAGAAGTGGAGAACAACATAAGAGAGCTACTTCAGCAGGACCCTGGGCTGGCACGCCAGATCCTATCAATGACAGTTCAGTGA